ATGTTAGCACCATGGTTTTGCACATCTGGAGACGTCAGACTGAAATCAGTCCAATTCATGCGTTGAAAGTAGACCCTGGTCTGAGGGTATATAACCAACATCCTggaatcaagaaacaaaagttCAAAACAGTGTCCAAAGCCCCAGAAAAGCAGAAACCAACCTGGCAAGGGCCTGGGCTCCAAGCTCACTGGTTCGTGGGGTGACTTTTTCCCAGAATAGCCTCACATATGCCTTGTCTCTTTCAGAGAGACTCATGTCTGCTTTTCTTCAGGTCGTCAACACAGGAAAACAAATCTTCCAAACAACATAATGCATGTTAGGTGACGGACAGCCAGAGTTTTATATCCACGTCGTCTGCACCACACCCTCCCTCCAAAGATAACCATACACCATCAATATTTGCCAAACATTTTATCGTTACTGTAACCACTCCCCTGTTATTATCcttttctttagaaaaaaacaaaacaaatttatatataaacatatataatatgtcataaaaagcaggagtatgaaaaaaaaaaaagaataattcttaaaatattaaaacaaaaacacattttataataaCAAAAGTGATTTGATAagttaaatattacaaaatttttgcatttaaaactTTAGGATTTTATACTTCTGTAGGAATCAGCTTTTGTAGTTTGACCATTGTCTGTCTTGTTCCCAGCGAGAATGATTGCAGTAAATTTggccccctcctcctcttcaggGGCCCTTTCAGGAGGTCATTATGATGCTGACCTCTGCTCTGGAGAGATAGCACCAGCctggattcatttatttttcctaaaaaataaaataaaataaaaaataaaaaaatgcaatggtACCAAACGACCGGGAGGTTTGACCAATACTTACAAAATTCGCCAACTATATTATTGACCTCaggatgagcaaaaagttacattatgaccctgcccaaaaccaaacaggaagtcagctaTCTGGAGTCAAAGGTGAAAAATGACCAAACGCAAATGCGCAAACTAATCTGAGGGACTTTATCCGATTCGCTTCAAACTCGACCAGAACACAGGACAaactgaagattaaaaatcaatCATCAAAGGAATTTGCATATCTctaacggtttggtcgtggcgtcGCAGCAaagttgcaatgctaatttttgtaAGCCCGTCAAAAATTCAAAATCCctataactctgacacacaaagttcaatcagcctcaaatttcacacaaatgacatttTCCCAAGCCTATTCATGACTGCCTTGAAATATttcccacaatgccttgcgtttttGACTGGCGCCATTTATGGTCATGTTCACTGTCAGCAACTATGGCAAGCCATGGACGAAAAATTTATATAATTCTAATgtacaaagttcaaactgcctcatatttgatatccatgatgactgtccatccctaaacaagattcaatgtgaaaattacccacTATGCCTTGCGTTCTTGACTGGCGCCATTTAGCACGCCATATTAGAAAAAACTCTGTAACTTTCATATAGAAGGGTCAAACAGTCTCATGTTTGATGCATATGATGACtgtccagccctaaacaagaatcaatgtacaaattacccatcatgctttgcgttcTCAGGTGGCGCatgccataatagaaaaatgcatataatGCCATTTCCTCaccatcacattctaaatgctgtatcttggatatttttcaatggatttgcatcaaattcACTGACTATGATTTTTAGCTGTTTTTTCCTTTATAAACTTTGTTCTACCACCTCCAAAATATCTCCAGAATCTGTTCACTCCTCACCCTCCTCAAGACTGGAGACTTTTTACTGGGATtagctccaaaaacataaaaaaaatacagtacattCAGAACAGTGCCACAAGAATCCTATTGCAAGTATGCAAGTATGAGCACATCACTCCCATTCTATACTccctccactggctcccagtcccCCTCAACACAAAACTCTCCTTCTCACCCATAAATGTATCAGCAGCCATGGTCCATCATACCTACAAAAACTCATCCCTCTCCAAAGCTCCACCCGCACCCTGAGATCATCCAGCGGCCAGCTCCTCCAGGTCCCCTCCACTAAGCTCTGAACCATGGGGGATAGAACCTTTTGTTCAGTTGTACCCCGGCTCTGGAATACCCTCCCTGTGGAGCTCAGAGGAGTGCAGAGTCTGAACTCATTTAAAACTGAACTCAAGACTTATATTTAGGAAAGCttttaagtgttaaatcttgtgtagatttactgtgtttttaaatgtagcactttgagattcctTGGAatgaaaagtgcattaaaaaaattatctacCTTGGGTGACCGACCCCGGCCACTTCTTGggaccctatgacgccgctTGGGGCTttaataaaaatagtaataataattattattattaatatatttattgagtttatttaattttatttttcagtatcaAATGGTTCAAGTCGGTCAAAATTACCTGCAGCACttgaatatatgtatatatccatCATTTATATTCAGGGCGTCGAAATATTTTCCTCTTCCTGGGGGGGCGTGACAGAAAATAATTGAGAAGCACTGATGTCAGGTAACACATAGAttgacaagttttacacaactaaaacagcttggggtcaaattgaccccagaggaacaccaatgcctGCAATATATGGAACAGTTTGGGATGACAGCAATAAATCAAGCTGCACTTATAGCATTTGCTAGTAAACACCACAATTTGCAGGTTCACCAGCAATGCTGCTTGAAAACATCTCTTTTGCAAATAATATATGGTGGTAAGTTTTTTACAGAGAAACAATTTTAAATAATGACCTTAAACAATTTAATGAAAGAAAATGTAGTTTTGTTTGTGTAAAATTTTCAAGACACTCTGAAAAAGAGATAAGTTATAGATGACTCTTTATGTCTGTTAAAGATTGATGAACACGACGTGATTCAATCAAGGCTAATGTACAGTAGCTCAGTTCAATAATCAATGtggttttattaaataatgctTTCTTCTGTTTCTATTCTATGCTCGGCAATGGCAGTAACGGCCACATTAGCACTAAGTGTGATGCACTGCATGGAGATCTAAACAATTTCAGGGTGTGTCACCACCTACAGTATATCTTACTAAATTAGTAATTTTCCTTCGTATTACAGTTTGCGGTGTTGCCATATTTGGCTTCTTGCCGTCAAACCAGGAGGCCACGACGAAAAGGCCTCTGTCCTGCAGAGATAGCACTAActctggacacacacacacacacacacacacacacacacacacacacacacacacacacacacttactgtattgtaatgtatatgattttaaaacattggAGAATGTTTACTGTATCTTTAGGTACTACTCATAATGCTATTAATATTCAATTCATGCAATCCACTGTCCTGAACTTACCTCTGAACCCCTGTCGACACTTGCAGGTAAATCCATTCAGCCGATCTTTGGCTTTTTTGTCTGTAAtgtctctgtctttgtgttgtatgtggcaaaaagacaaaaacaaaaggaaacttTAAACTCCGGTTATCAGTGTCCACACTCAAATGCAAAACCAGAGTTTTCCCAAATCTTCACTTTGGTCAGAGTTTTCCAAAATCCCTGTTTTTAATGACCTTACCTGGAGTTTTTGTGTGGATGACAGGCCAAAGCGTTGGAAAATATAATAGTTTTAGCAGATATCGGCTACGTGTGGgcctgaaaatgaaaatgcaatgACCTCTTTGCTTTCTTTAGTTGTGTCACAAAATGAGCAAtgttgaagaagaaaatgaaaatgcaattttgattatttattaccaTTTATGAGTCAAATAAGGCAGCTACACCCTTCTGTGCATTAACCTTTctgcaaatgcattttaattttgcaaTGTGACATGTGACTATTTGCTCTGCCATCTTTTGAAAATTCaaacttaaatgtaatttatttgatcattttaattaagttaCAAAATGAGCAACCTTGAAGAAGGaaatgaaaatgcagtttggattatttattattcattttatttatgagttaaaaaatgcagctatattctgaaaataaaaaaaataatttatgttcacccattttaaatttaatgatGGTACTCATGTGCTTCCATAGTGGACGGAGTCTGAGAGGCAGGCAGACTGTGGTCACTCAGGGTAACTATCGGCTCTTTCAAATGAATATGACGCCAATTGCTGGACATTCTTTAGCATTGCATTTATGTTAAACAATACAGAAAGGTATCAAACATTGAGGCAATGAGAAGATTGTCTGATTAAGTTTCTGGTGCAGCTTGAATGTATattatacatatttaaaaatataaataatattaaaataataataataataataataataataataataataataataataataataatatattggaCTGATTGGACAGCACCTGCTCTGTGGGGAGATGGACCAGTTATTTGACGTGATGCCAGAAGGCACTATACGggtctttggttaaaaaaatacattttaataaagttattttgtgcaattatCCTAATTTGTTGTGTTACTATtggtttttatattattttttttcgttttttgttttttttttattcagttcctCATTCACTTTTTCTagccttatttttatttattttatgtgtattactttgtgtctgtttttattgAGTACCTCTTTTCCACAGAAAATCTCATTTCTAAATGGCACTGTGGAATTTATTGTGACGCAAAGGGGGATGACCTAAAACCTTGCCCAGGGAATTTTTCAATCACAACCTGTGCATTGAAACATTTTGCTGTATGAAAGGCTCAGATGCTGAGTTTCAATCAGGAATAGACGCCCACAGAAGAACGACGAATGTCCTAAAAACTGCATTGTCTTATCAAGCAGCAGTGAGAGTTAGGCAATACTAAACAGTATAAGGGTTTTCCATCAATAAATGGACAagatgttttaaattatttggcAATTGcttttgtcaaccaaaaatatAGTGTCACTCTTTGATAAATAGACCATAGGAGCTACAACCATGGCCCACAACCTGCAGGTAGAAGGTCAGAAGGctattttgcatttatttccTGCTATTTAGGCCTTTAAATTAACTTAATAATGAGTCACTTTGGCATTATAGGGATATGTAGGGGTGAATAACTTCATTATAGCGCAGGGGTAATGTTTCTCACTATTTCGCAGAATGACAGATTGAATTTTAGTGTTAATAATTTTCTCCAACAGACTAAAACTGGTATTTTCccctttttattattacataatttTCATAATAGACTTTtgcatataaaatatatttaattaaattggaaacatttattttgacctcaatgaatagtgtttttttgtttttgttttttttagaagtgttattatttatagtaATAACAATGATATTCATCAATATGTTCACTatacagaaaaagaaaatagacaaatttAGAAGTTTTAGaatctttattctttatttacttCCTCTTTAATAGGGGGAAGATGTTGCTTTCTGCATAGTTGGAGCACCATGCATTTGGGTCGCTGGTTCTTAGCGGTATCTCTCAGACAGGGCCAGAGCCACGTTGGACAGGAACTTGTCCATAGACACTTGGATCTCTGCGGTGAAGTCAGAAGGATAGTACATGGCCATCACCAGCATCATGTTGTGAGAAAGgatctgttgaaaaaaaaaaaacaggaaacatgAGCGGGGCCACAGACTTCCATCATGTACCTCTAACatcaaagataaaaataaaaattgtaccTTGAAGTTGGCAGGGTCCACTCTTAGCTTGAAAGCATGCAGCTCACTGAGCTTGTTCATTCCACTGGTAAGGTCATCAATCACTTTGACAGCATCTGCAACGGCACCCATGATGGTTGCACCATGCTTTCTCACTTGAGGGGAGTTAGCACTCAGATCAGACCAGTGCGCAAAGTAGGTCTTGGTCTGTGGGTATGAAATCAGCATCCTgtgaacaaaacataaaaaccaaCAGATGAAGTCAACACTTAAACATCATCAGAACAAATACTATTTAATATGCTTTAAAAAGAGAAGGATAAAAAGCCAAACCTTGCCAAGGCCTCGGATCCGATGTCATTCATATGAGGGGTGATTTTCTCAAAGAAGGCCTTCACCACAGCCTTGTCTTTAGCGTTAAGACTCATGTCTGCCTCCTTAAGTTTCACAAGTGGCTGAAAATATCTCAGTGAAATTGGTGAAGTGCATTGGtgctggggtttttttttataagtatGCTAACGGCACCACacccattttgtaaaatcaaACCACACCCCCATGAGAAATCACCAAGAATGATCCATAGCGTGCTTTTAGATAAAAGTTACCACTCCCTGTTTACCAGTAAATCTAGTGACGTAGTTTAATAATCAAGTtaggtttttttcatttcaatgttttttgttttcaaagataTTAAACAGGAGTAAATAATGTCCTTAAGAAGACCTAATGTTTTAATATGATGGTTAAATTGGCTTTTTTCAGGCAACTTTCAGCCAAAACGGtgcaatgtttgattttttaaaaaacattctgTGAATTTTTCACAGTGAAGTTGGAAAAGATGTTGGCCCTTAATGTCCTGATCCTATTAATCATAGAATATAAATTGGATTTATCGACTAATCATTTGACAACATTAACATAGATAGATTAGTCATAGATTTGACTTATTCAAGCTATTGTCGTCAAATaattggtgtttgtggagaaaaCACAGTTTGGGATCGTAGTTGCtttttatttagtgtatttatgtttgtCAAATAACTGGTGCTGTCAAACTGAATAGCTCTTTTTCCtattatgaatatatatatattatttattcatattttaaattACTCTGGACTTCGTGGACTTACTAACTTACTAATTAGAATATACAGAGAAAATACATTCTTGTGACGATACAGTTTACAATACGTTCTTGTGACGGTACTTGACAATATTCTTGGACTTGAAAAACTTTTTCATACACACCTTTCAAGCACATAAAATCTCAGATTAGACGATAGGCTTTTATTCTTCTAGCATACACCAGGTATAATTCTACATTCTCCCATCCACAGGTGCACAATGGCCATTCCACAAAGTGTAATATTGGGCACTGAATGTAATGGGTCAGAATCCAGAAATACGCTTGTGTTAAAtggtaaacaaataaaatattataatcaGAGACTAGGTAAGAAAAAGTCAATTTACTATTTACGAGGTATCAGATGTTTCCACTGACGTGTCTAAACACATGCATTTAGTGATATGTTTTCTGTTCATCAACAAATttgaaacaaatgtaaaaaaaaactatgatttTAAGCAAAAATTTGGACTATCAAAGTATCGGTAATAGTTAGAACATCTTGCATGTTTAAGAAACTGCAGAAACTAAAAATAAGCATCCTTTCACCAACGCCCATTACAGAAAGCAACGCTTGTATCAATGTCATGCATCGTTAGGCGGGAGCTATCAGCTAAATTAGGTGGATCCTCAAGACTAattataagtatttatttacatatctTTCCTAAGAAACGTACTATGTAGAAGTCTGGCATCACTCAATGTTTGATATAAATGGGCGAGGGCTGTCTGAAATGGTTGATAACAGTCCTCCATCTAATGTGCTGAATCATGAACTGACTTATCTGTTGTCCGTAAGCAATGAAGGTCTTAGAagagttcttttttctttaaactatACACTTTTTGAAAGTTTGCACATTGAGTAACGACCATATTTACTGCTATAGTTTAGGTACGAAGAACTTATGCTATTGTttccttattttaacctgtgtgtctgtgtgcggtgGATGGGGTTTGTACGGGgtggatgttttatttatttttttatgtttgtaaaatcactttgagctgcattttattgtatgaaaagaacattttttaaataaagattgatttgatttgatttgtgcTGCTACGACATTTTAACACTGATACTCTGTTCGAAAGTTGTACATGTTTCtccttttcattttggttttcatCATGCAGTTGATGATgatggaggatggatggatggatagatggatggatggatggatggatggatggatggactggaCTGGACTGGGCTTTAGAGTGCTCATGCTTTCCCAGTGAACAACAATGAATTGTTCCTAGATTCGTATATCATGTAGTTTTCTCCtataaaattactaaaattACTCTTCTTTCAGCACTGAGATTTTGATAGAATTTTCAAACTCTTTGTGTGGAATCTATTTAACAAATTGCtgactttttcatttttcaacaaAATTGAGCAACAAAAATTACAGATCAGACTTGCGGTTTGCATATTTGGACAAGCTTAGACAGAGtgggggcgcacggtggcttagtggttagcgtgtccgcctcacagcaagaaggtcctgggtttaagccctggggtggacccCTTCATGTGTGGAGTGTGCATGTACCCCCCGTGCTGCGGGCCCcatccgggtactccggcttcctcccacaatccaaaaacataactGTTAGGACccgtgtgagtggttgtctgtttccttgtgatggactggcaccctgtccagggtgtaccccga
The Gouania willdenowi chromosome 8, fGouWil2.1, whole genome shotgun sequence genome window above contains:
- the LOC114467902 gene encoding hemoglobin subunit alpha-A-like; translation: MSLNAKDKAVVKAFFEKITPHMNDIGSEALARMLISYPQTKTYFAHWSDLSANSPQVRKHGATIMGAVADAVKVIDDLTSGMNKLSELHAFKLRVDPANFKILSHNMMLVMAMYYPSDFTAEIQVSMDKFLSNVALALSERYR